In Aquiflexum balticum DSM 16537, a single genomic region encodes these proteins:
- a CDS encoding M14 family metallopeptidase: MILLFIGNSMAQKIPSPKEHFGFGLGDDYHISNYTQTEAYFKKVAAASDKAKLVSIGKTEEGRDQWMMIVTSVENHANLDKFKDISVKMARAEGLSEQEARKLSTEGKAIVWIDGGLHSTETVGTHQLSETIYQVLTKEDAETKRILDNVVILLVHANPDGHEKIGNWYMRESVPEKRSLSNLPTLYQKYIGHDNNRDFYIQNMKESTNLGYQLFIEWIPQVMYNHHQRGPAGSVLAGPPYRDPFNYVFDPMMVTGIDAVGAAMYNRLNAENKPGFTRMDGSSFSTWYNGGLRTTTHYHNMIGILTEIVGGPNPEEIPLVPDRLLPNSNTPFPVTPQKSWHFQQSIDYSVSMNFAVLDYAARNSDHLLYNIYVMGKGSIQRGSGDYWTPFPSKIEAIKTAYEKDKDKYPASTNPISRRGGAIPSVFYDSVYQAKEKRDPRGFIITADQKDPATAVKFINALVKTGIRIEKSTASFSVNGTTYPKGSYIVKTDQAFRPHIIDMFEPQDYPNDFQYPGGPPIRPYDAAGWTLAYQMGIQFDRILDGFSGPFETLPYGKLEAVPAVKIPSSKSGFFLSSKQNDAFPIVNELLKKGIKVSRTQGAIEGMPAGSFYIPQSGSKVLAEQATKYGVQVTAAKAAPGNAINIKPSRIALFDTYGGSMPSGWVRWMLEQYNFEFELIFAKEIDAGNLNNKYDAILFISGGIPAFGRGNSGGWGSPPDEKSIPAEYHHMLGNITAEKSIPQIKSFIENGGKVVAVGNASALAYHLELPVRNALVEVQRDGSEKPLPGEKYYVPGSVLVTRVDNSQPANWGLDSHVDVLFNNSPVFNLKPEAKLQGLQVLGWFDTKTPLKSGWAWGQSYLEDGITAFSAPIGKGMLFVYGPEITYRAQSQGTFKMLFNNLYQ; the protein is encoded by the coding sequence ATGATTTTATTGTTCATCGGAAATTCCATGGCCCAAAAAATTCCAAGTCCCAAAGAGCATTTTGGGTTTGGATTGGGAGATGATTACCACATCAGCAATTACACGCAGACAGAAGCGTACTTCAAAAAAGTTGCAGCAGCTTCGGATAAAGCCAAACTCGTTTCCATAGGAAAAACCGAAGAAGGCAGAGATCAATGGATGATGATAGTTACATCTGTGGAGAATCATGCCAACTTGGATAAATTCAAAGATATCTCTGTGAAAATGGCAAGGGCTGAGGGATTATCGGAACAAGAGGCCAGAAAACTCTCCACAGAAGGAAAGGCCATTGTATGGATCGATGGAGGACTGCACTCTACAGAGACCGTAGGCACCCATCAGTTGTCAGAAACCATATACCAAGTGCTCACCAAAGAGGATGCAGAAACCAAAAGGATATTGGATAATGTGGTGATCCTGTTGGTTCATGCCAACCCTGATGGACATGAAAAAATCGGCAATTGGTATATGAGAGAATCAGTGCCGGAAAAAAGAAGTCTTTCAAACCTGCCCACACTCTACCAAAAGTATATCGGTCATGATAACAATAGGGATTTCTACATTCAAAACATGAAGGAATCTACCAATCTTGGCTATCAGCTTTTTATTGAATGGATTCCCCAGGTCATGTACAATCACCACCAGAGAGGTCCTGCTGGCTCGGTTTTAGCTGGACCTCCTTATAGAGACCCCTTCAATTATGTATTTGATCCGATGATGGTGACGGGTATCGATGCGGTAGGTGCTGCCATGTACAACAGATTGAATGCAGAAAACAAACCTGGATTTACAAGAATGGACGGTTCTTCATTTTCTACCTGGTACAATGGCGGATTGAGAACCACTACCCATTACCACAATATGATCGGCATTTTGACGGAGATAGTAGGTGGCCCAAATCCAGAGGAAATCCCTTTGGTACCGGACAGATTGCTGCCCAATAGTAACACACCTTTTCCTGTCACCCCACAAAAATCCTGGCATTTCCAACAGTCTATTGATTATTCAGTATCGATGAACTTTGCGGTTTTGGATTATGCAGCTAGGAACAGTGACCACTTGTTGTACAATATTTATGTGATGGGTAAAGGTTCTATCCAAAGGGGAAGCGGGGATTATTGGACGCCATTTCCAAGTAAGATTGAGGCTATCAAAACGGCTTACGAAAAGGACAAAGACAAGTATCCTGCTTCAACCAATCCTATTTCAAGAAGAGGTGGAGCAATACCTTCTGTGTTTTATGACAGTGTTTATCAGGCAAAAGAGAAAAGAGACCCCAGAGGGTTTATCATCACCGCAGACCAAAAAGATCCTGCGACAGCTGTGAAATTTATCAATGCTTTGGTGAAAACCGGTATTAGAATAGAAAAATCAACAGCCTCATTCTCTGTAAATGGGACGACTTACCCAAAAGGATCTTACATAGTCAAAACAGATCAGGCTTTCCGACCGCATATTATCGATATGTTTGAGCCGCAGGATTATCCTAATGATTTCCAGTATCCAGGTGGTCCTCCAATCAGACCTTACGATGCTGCAGGATGGACTTTGGCTTATCAGATGGGTATTCAATTTGACCGTATTTTGGATGGTTTTTCAGGTCCATTCGAGACATTGCCTTACGGAAAATTGGAAGCTGTCCCGGCTGTTAAAATACCCAGTTCCAAATCAGGCTTTTTCCTAAGCAGTAAGCAGAATGATGCTTTCCCCATTGTAAATGAATTGTTGAAAAAAGGAATCAAGGTTTCAAGAACACAAGGTGCGATTGAAGGAATGCCTGCCGGCTCATTCTATATCCCCCAAAGTGGGTCAAAAGTTTTGGCTGAGCAAGCAACAAAATATGGTGTTCAGGTCACTGCAGCCAAAGCTGCCCCAGGCAATGCCATCAATATCAAACCTTCCAGAATCGCCTTATTCGATACCTATGGAGGTTCTATGCCAAGCGGATGGGTTAGATGGATGTTGGAACAATATAATTTTGAGTTTGAATTGATTTTTGCCAAAGAGATCGATGCCGGAAACCTGAACAATAAGTATGATGCTATTCTCTTTATCAGTGGCGGAATACCTGCTTTTGGTAGAGGTAATTCTGGTGGATGGGGTTCACCTCCGGATGAAAAATCCATTCCTGCTGAATATCACCACATGCTGGGAAATATCACTGCTGAAAAATCTATCCCACAGATCAAATCATTTATTGAAAATGGTGGAAAAGTAGTAGCTGTCGGCAATGCCTCTGCCTTGGCTTATCACTTGGAATTACCAGTCCGAAATGCCTTAGTGGAAGTCCAGAGAGATGGATCTGAAAAACCATTGCCCGGAGAGAAATATTATGTCCCGGGATCTGTATTGGTTACCCGAGTGGATAACTCTCAGCCTGCAAATTGGGGATTGGACAGTCATGTTGATGTATTGTTTAACAACAGTCCGGTTTTCAATCTAAAACCGGAAGCCAAATTACAGGGTCTACAGGTATTGGGTTGGTTTGATACCAAAACACCTTTGAAGAGTGGTTGGGCTTGGGGTCAATCCTATCTTGAAGATGGGATCACAGCCTTTTCCGCTCCAATAGGCAAAGGAATGCTTTTTGTCTACGGTCCTGAAATCACTTACAGGGCTCAGTCCCAAGGCACTTTCAAAATGCTGTTCAACAACTTATATCAGTAA
- a CDS encoding sulfatase family protein codes for MPNNNLNILFSLGIIACLFSCNTTPQEEKQQRPNIIFIMSDDHAYQAISAYDDKLINTPNIDRIAKMGMLFTNACVTNSICAPSRATILTGKHSHLNGKTDNIFPFDTTNVTFPQILQNAGYQTAMFGKLHFGNNPKGFDQFKILPGQGTYYNPTFITKNDGTYDVEGYVTDIITDMTLDWLQNERNKEEPFLLMYLHKAPHREWLPAERHIAEFTQKEFPEPVTLFDDYSGRGSAAKEAEMNLLKHMNWAGDSKLYPQVMDELGIPDASGWDKGAFEREVGRMNPSQRANWDKIYTQVNEDFKKVFPGMSEEDKMKWRYQRYMQDYLGTIAAVDENVGRVLDYLEANGLMENTIIVYTSDQGFYLGEHGWFDKRFVYDESFKTPLMVAWPGKIKAGSRSDVMVQNLDFAQTFLEAAQIQAPSDMQGESLIPLLTGNSDQWNRDAVYYHYYEYPSIHMVKRHYAIVTKEYKLIHFYYDVDEWELYDRANDPHELKNVYDDPAYSEIREKLHKDLEALREKYGDSSEISQELLERYLERI; via the coding sequence ATGCCAAACAACAACCTGAACATCCTTTTTTCATTGGGGATTATAGCTTGTCTTTTTTCCTGCAATACAACTCCTCAGGAAGAAAAACAACAAAGACCCAATATCATTTTTATCATGTCAGACGACCATGCTTATCAGGCCATTTCAGCTTATGATGATAAGTTGATCAATACCCCAAATATTGACAGGATAGCCAAAATGGGCATGTTGTTTACCAATGCCTGCGTGACCAATTCGATCTGCGCCCCATCCCGGGCTACGATCCTTACGGGTAAGCATTCCCATCTCAATGGAAAGACCGACAACATTTTCCCCTTCGATACTACCAACGTTACTTTTCCCCAAATCCTGCAAAATGCAGGTTATCAGACAGCCATGTTTGGCAAACTCCATTTTGGCAACAATCCAAAAGGGTTTGACCAATTCAAAATTCTCCCTGGTCAGGGCACCTATTACAATCCCACTTTTATTACCAAAAATGATGGCACTTATGATGTGGAAGGGTATGTAACGGATATCATTACAGACATGACTTTGGATTGGCTCCAAAACGAGCGAAATAAAGAAGAACCATTTTTGCTGATGTATTTGCACAAAGCTCCGCATAGGGAATGGCTACCTGCTGAGCGACATATTGCGGAATTTACGCAAAAGGAATTTCCTGAGCCTGTAACTCTTTTTGATGATTATTCCGGAAGGGGAAGTGCAGCAAAAGAAGCGGAGATGAACCTGTTGAAGCATATGAACTGGGCAGGCGATTCCAAATTGTATCCACAGGTCATGGATGAATTGGGTATTCCTGATGCCTCAGGTTGGGATAAGGGAGCCTTTGAAAGGGAAGTTGGCCGGATGAACCCAAGCCAAAGGGCAAATTGGGACAAGATCTACACCCAGGTCAATGAAGATTTTAAAAAGGTTTTTCCAGGAATGAGCGAAGAAGATAAAATGAAGTGGAGGTACCAAAGGTATATGCAGGATTATTTGGGAACCATTGCTGCTGTAGATGAGAATGTAGGCAGAGTTTTGGATTATCTGGAAGCAAACGGATTGATGGAAAATACCATTATCGTATACACTTCGGACCAAGGTTTTTATTTAGGTGAGCACGGTTGGTTTGACAAACGTTTTGTCTATGACGAATCATTTAAAACGCCATTAATGGTAGCCTGGCCTGGAAAGATCAAAGCAGGTTCAAGGTCAGACGTGATGGTACAGAACTTGGATTTCGCTCAAACTTTCCTTGAAGCGGCCCAAATCCAGGCTCCTTCGGATATGCAGGGAGAAAGTCTTATACCGTTATTGACCGGTAATTCAGATCAGTGGAACCGGGATGCTGTTTATTACCACTACTATGAATATCCCTCTATACACATGGTCAAGCGGCATTATGCCATTGTCACCAAAGAATACAAACTGATCCATTTTTACTACGATGTGGACGAATGGGAACTGTATGACCGCGCCAATGATCCGCACGAGTTGAAAAATGTGTATGATGATCCGGCGTATTCCGAAATCAGGGAAAAACTGCATAAAGACTTGGAAGCTTTGAGAGAAAAATATGGGGATTCTTCAGAAATCTCTCAGGAACTGTTGGAGAGGTATTTGGAGAGGATTTAA
- a CDS encoding pyridoxamine 5'-phosphate oxidase family protein, which produces MGKKLDFITTELQDFIANQKIFFVGTAACEGRVNVSPKGMDSFRVIGKNKIVWMNLTGSGNETAAHLLKNNRMTIMFCAFEGKPMILRLYGEAKIYHKRDRKFEDYSDLFPENPGARQIIEMEVDLVQTSCGFAVPFMDFREERTTLNTWSEKQGEDKIKEYWKNKNTLSIDGFETKILED; this is translated from the coding sequence ATGGGAAAGAAATTAGATTTTATTACGACCGAATTACAGGATTTCATTGCAAATCAAAAAATATTTTTTGTTGGAACAGCTGCCTGTGAAGGTAGGGTAAATGTGTCACCTAAGGGCATGGACTCCTTTAGGGTTATAGGCAAGAATAAAATCGTTTGGATGAATTTGACTGGTAGTGGAAATGAAACGGCTGCGCACTTATTGAAAAATAACAGAATGACCATCATGTTTTGTGCTTTTGAAGGTAAACCCATGATTTTAAGGTTATACGGTGAAGCAAAGATTTATCATAAAAGAGACAGAAAGTTTGAAGACTATTCAGATCTTTTTCCTGAAAATCCAGGTGCAAGGCAAATCATAGAAATGGAAGTTGACTTGGTTCAGACCTCCTGTGGTTTTGCTGTTCCGTTTATGGATTTCAGGGAGGAGCGGACTACTTTGAATACTTGGTCAGAAAAACAAGGGGAAGATAAGATCAAAGAATATTGGAAAAATAAAAACACACTGAGTATTGATGGATTTGAAACTAAAATTCT